The following coding sequences lie in one Pseudomonas svalbardensis genomic window:
- a CDS encoding glutathione S-transferase C-terminal domain-containing protein, which produces MTKAVNNTLNDQLFLSELVAETDRYHLYISQACPFSHRAYLVLSVLGLEGVLNVSSVAARRHDQGWEFDNVDQDPLHGEVSLLSTLYEHSRPGFAGNQSVPVLWDKHQERIVHNDSADLAWQMATRLLPLAKTPIELVPDDLSDKIASLNDWLHTHVNRMVYNMGFASDQQSYSEAFTVFFNAMDELETRLADQRYLFGDRLTLSDLFLLPTLIRFEAVYCLHFKANLRPLQDYPALYDYLCRLTQREDVRRTIDMEHIKLHYYYSHNHINPTRIVPDGPQLAWLAQSA; this is translated from the coding sequence ATGACCAAAGCGGTGAACAACACCCTCAACGATCAGCTGTTTCTCTCCGAGCTCGTGGCTGAAACCGACCGTTACCATCTGTACATCTCGCAGGCTTGCCCTTTTTCGCACCGTGCCTATCTGGTCCTGAGCGTACTGGGGCTTGAGGGTGTGCTGAACGTCTCGTCGGTTGCCGCACGCCGTCATGACCAGGGTTGGGAGTTCGACAACGTGGACCAGGACCCTCTGCACGGTGAAGTGTCCTTGCTCTCCACGCTGTATGAACATTCCCGACCCGGGTTCGCCGGTAATCAATCGGTGCCCGTGCTGTGGGACAAACACCAGGAGCGGATCGTCCATAACGACTCCGCAGACCTCGCCTGGCAGATGGCGACCCGATTGCTGCCGCTGGCGAAGACGCCCATCGAACTGGTGCCCGACGACCTGAGCGACAAAATCGCGAGCCTCAACGACTGGTTGCACACGCACGTCAATCGCATGGTTTACAACATGGGGTTTGCCAGCGACCAGCAGAGTTATAGCGAGGCGTTTACGGTGTTCTTCAACGCCATGGACGAACTGGAAACGCGTCTCGCTGATCAACGCTACCTGTTCGGCGACCGACTGACGTTATCCGACCTGTTCCTGTTACCCACGCTGATTCGTTTCGAGGCTGTGTATTGCCTGCATTTCAAGGCCAATCTGCGCCCGCTGCAAGACTACCCGGCACTGTACGACTACCTGTGCCGGTTGACCCAACGCGAAGACGTGCGGCGCACCATCGACATGGAACACATCAAACTGCATTACTACTACTCCCACAACCACATCAACCCGACACGAATCGTTCCCGACGGCCCACAACTGGCCTGGCTGGCACAATCCGCCTGA
- a CDS encoding FMN-dependent NADH-azoreductase — MSQKILVIRSSIKSDGGFSGQLVDYFLDQLKEVIPESSIVVRDIAKTPIAHLNANTMAALYGREPSDDEGRQALSLSNELIEEINEADRIVIGLPRYNFGAPSLIHAYIDQLVISGVTFTYNETGPVGLIDSKPVYVLTASGGIYSNGPDTMALWLSQILCFIGLTQIKYVYAEGLGMGEESLAKGLKQARHEIDQAINELGERPRLKMVGSQGR; from the coding sequence ATGAGTCAAAAAATACTGGTGATACGTTCGTCGATCAAAAGCGATGGTGGTTTTTCCGGGCAACTGGTGGACTACTTCCTGGACCAACTCAAAGAAGTCATTCCTGAATCCTCCATCGTCGTTCGCGACATCGCCAAGACGCCGATTGCCCACCTCAATGCCAACACCATGGCTGCGCTGTATGGCCGCGAGCCGAGCGACGATGAAGGGCGCCAAGCCCTGAGCCTCTCGAACGAACTGATCGAAGAAATCAACGAAGCCGACCGCATCGTCATCGGCCTGCCGCGCTACAACTTCGGTGCGCCTTCGCTGATCCACGCCTACATCGATCAACTGGTCATCTCCGGCGTAACCTTCACGTACAACGAAACCGGTCCTGTCGGCCTGATCGACAGCAAGCCGGTGTACGTTCTGACCGCCAGCGGCGGCATCTACAGCAATGGCCCGGACACCATGGCCCTGTGGCTGTCGCAGATCCTCTGTTTCATTGGCCTGACCCAGATCAAATACGTCTACGCCGAAGGCCTGGGCATGGGTGAAGAAAGCCTGGCCAAAGGTCTCAAACAAGCGCGTCACGAGATCGACCAGGCAATCAACGAACTGGGCGAACGACCTCGCCTGAAAATGGTTGGTTCGCAAGGGAGGTAA
- a CDS encoding PaaI family thioesterase, translating to MRQISEHAAAHSSALLEHAYQRYCGLRLVEQREGFCQCRLVVSEAIDNLSQTLHGGVIYSMLDVVSMLATLPLLGPEEYALTNSFNSMLMSATPLHSEVIIEAEVVRNGRNLIFTQAAAWKINSDQTRTKIASAQLSKFRLKHQW from the coding sequence ATGCGCCAAATCAGCGAACACGCCGCCGCCCATTCCAGCGCGTTGCTGGAACACGCCTACCAGCGCTACTGCGGTTTGCGGCTGGTGGAACAACGAGAGGGGTTCTGCCAATGTCGACTGGTGGTCAGCGAGGCCATCGACAACCTCAGCCAAACGCTCCACGGCGGGGTCATTTACTCGATGCTGGATGTGGTGAGCATGCTTGCCACACTGCCGCTGCTAGGGCCAGAGGAATATGCGCTGACCAACAGTTTCAATAGCATGTTGATGTCAGCCACACCCCTGCACAGCGAAGTAATTATTGAGGCCGAAGTTGTAAGAAACGGCCGAAACCTGATATTTACTCAAGCAGCCGCTTGGAAAATAAACAGTGATCAAACCCGTACTAAAATCGCTTCAGCGCAATTAAGCAAGTTCCGCCTAAAACATCAGTGGTAA